From Enterococcus mundtii, the proteins below share one genomic window:
- a CDS encoding winged helix-turn-helix transcriptional regulator, whose amino-acid sequence MELTQTEFILCPKFEKTFSILGKKWNGLIIDVLLENGPQRFVDLSAKIPMVSDRVLVERLKELEKEKIVTRNFSCNESSRSEYMLTEKGADLQKAMVQLQLWSEKWVTPEECS is encoded by the coding sequence ATGGAGCTAACACAGACAGAATTCATTCTGTGTCCCAAATTTGAAAAAACATTCTCGATTTTAGGGAAAAAATGGAATGGATTGATTATCGATGTATTACTCGAAAATGGTCCGCAGCGCTTTGTTGATCTCTCTGCAAAAATCCCGATGGTCAGTGACCGTGTCTTGGTCGAACGATTAAAAGAGCTTGAAAAAGAAAAGATCGTTACCCGTAATTTTTCGTGTAATGAATCCAGCCGTTCAGAATATATGCTGACAGAAAAAGGGGCAGATCTACAAAAAGCGATGGTCCAGTTGCAGCTTTGGAGTGAGAAATGGGTCACACCCGAAGAATGCAGTTGA